In Phycisphaerae bacterium, the genomic stretch AGGCCAACCCGGCCACTCGCGACATCCCAATCATCATGATCACCGCCCTGCATGAGATCAGCGACATGGAGCGGGGCGTCGAGAGCGGGACCGATGACTTCCTGACCAAGCCGGTCAACAAGCTGGAGCTGCTGCCCCGGGTCAAATCACTGCTGCGGCTGCGGCATTACAAGTCGGAGCTGGAGCGGACGCTGGCCTACCTGGCCGACCTGGAGCTCAAGCCGCCGCAATAGCGGCCCACCCGTCGGAACAAGTCGGTTTTGTCCACATTTT encodes the following:
- a CDS encoding two-component system response regulator, with protein sequence ANPATRDIPIIMITALHEISDMERGVESGTDDFLTKPVNKLELLPRVKSLLRLRHYKSELERTLAYLADLELKPPQ